The Obesumbacterium proteus DNA window ATCTACTCCTTCAACAGCTCTAAGCTGGTAACCGTGTGGGCAGGGTGGTCAACGCGTTGGTATAGCGTGCTATTCCATGATTCGGTGATGATTAGCGCAGTGGGATTAAGCCTCACCAGTGCCGCTGCGGCGGCTACGATGGCGACCATTCTGGGCACCATGGCGGCGGTAGTGATGGTGCGTTTTGGCCGCTTTCGTGGCTCTAACGGGTTTGCATTCATGCTGACAGCGCCGCTGGTTATGCCCGATGTCATTACCGGGCTCTCGCTGCTGCTGCTGTTTGTGGCAATGGGACACCTGATCGGCTGGCCCGCAGAGCGCGGTATGCTGACCATCTGGATGGCGCATGTGACCTTTTGTACGGCCTATGTCACCGTGGTGGTCAGCTCCCGTTTGCGTGAGCTGGATAAATCGTTGGAAGAGGCGGCGATGGATCTGGGCGCTACGCCGCTGAAAGTGTTCTTTGTGATCACCATTCCTATGATTGCCCCTGCGCTGGTTTCTGGCTGGCTGTTGGCATTTACGCTGTCGCTCGACGATTTGGTTATCGCCAGTTTTGTCGCGGGGCCGGGCTCAACGACGTTGCCGATGCTGGTGTTTGCCAGCGTGCGCATGGGCGTTAACCCAGAAATTAACGCGCTGGCCAGTATTATCCTGCTGGTGGTTGGGGTGATTGGCCTGATTGCATGGTGGTTTATGGCGAGAGCGGAAAAGCAGCGGTTGAAAGAGATCAGAAAAGCCGCAGGTGGCTAACGGTGGCTATCTCTCTTATCTCAACTGACTGAATCACTGAGTGTGTGAATAAATAGGGTGTGTAACACGTTAATTTGAAACATAAAGATCATAAACCGCTAGCCTGAACAACATAATTTGTCCTATCATGAGTTTTTCAGGCTAGCTTATGGAATAAGATGTCAGAAATACTGCGTAACCGGCATGAAATGCTGAGGAAATGGGCTTTGGCCCCGGTACCTGTATTAATTGCCGGCACGGCAATGATCGGTATTCATACGCTTGGATTTTTGCTGTTACTCCATGAGTTGGGCTTTGACGGTTTAAGCGCGTTTATTTCAGATAGCGTACAAAATTGGGATTCCATGCTGCTTTGTATCGCAAGTATTGCGGTGCTGAGTATTGAAATTGCCTGTGGGCTTGCCGTCATTCAGGGAAAAAACTGGGGACGCTGGGGGTATTTGGGCTGCCAGATTACGGTGATAGGCTATATGTTGCTGGCCTCCCTTGGCTGGTTCCATCCTGAAATGTTCAGCGTTAACGGAGAAACCGGCGGTGAAATTTTCGCTGAGCTGGTGCGTTCAAAAATTCCTGAGCTTATGATTTTAGCCCTGCTGTTTGTCCCCCTTGCTAGCCGTCGTTACTTTGGATTGCAAAACCGCCGTAGGTAAAGTCAGCGCGTTATTTACCGTCTGTGTTTCGCCTGAACCTATGCCTTTATGCTACAATCCGCGCCGCCGTAACCCCATCTTTTCTTATTCAATAGAGTCTTTGTAATATGCACTGTGCCCTGTATCAGTCGGGAACCTGTCGCTCTTGTCAGTGGCTTGAAACGCCATATGCCCAACAAATTACCCAAAAACAGCAGCAGCTAGAAGCGCTGATGTCTGCCTTGCCGGTCGGGCGTTGGCTACCGGTTGTTAGCAGTGCAGAACAGGCATTTCGGAATAAAGCTAAGATGGTTGTCAGCGGCAGCGTAGAACGCCCGCTGTTAGGTATGCTGCATCGTGATGGAACCGCGGTTGATTTATGCGAATGCCCGCTCTATCCCGACGCTTTTGCCGCGGTGTTCGATACGCTCAAAGTATTTATCGCCCGCGCCGGATTAACGCCTTACAACGTTGAGCGTAAACGCGGTGAGCTAAAATATTTACTGCTCACCGAAAGCCAGAAGAATGGCCAACTTATGCTGCGCTTTGTATTGCGTTCGGAAACTAAGTTGGCACAGCTGCGTCAGGCATTGCCTTGGTTGCAGCAGCAACTGCCTCAGCTCGCGGTGATCACGGTTAATATTCAACCGGTGCATATGGCTATTTTGGAAGGGGAGACGGAGATATTTCTCACCGAACAGCAGGCGCTGGAAGAGTCGTTTAACCAAATCCCGCTGTATATTCGCCCGCAGAGTTTTTTCCAAACCAATCCTCAGGTTGCCGCGGCGCTGTATGCCACCGCGCGTGACTGGGTGCGTGAGCTGAATATCGGCAGCATGTGGGATCTGTTCTGTGGCGTGGGGGGCTTTGGCTTGCACTGCGCAACGCCAGAGATGAAACTCACCGGCATTGAAATTAGTGCGGAAGCCATCGCCTGTGCTACGCGTTCTGCGCAGCAAATTGGCCTGCACAACGTCCAATTCGCCGCACTGGATTCAACGCGCTTTGCCACCGCCGAAGGCGAAGTGCCTGAACTGGTATTAGTCAATCCGCCGCGTCGGGGAATCGGTGCCGAGCTTTGCGCTTATCTCAGCACCATGGCTCCGCAATACATTCTCTACTCAAGCTGCAATGCGCAGACTATGGCTGTAGATATTGCGCGCTTGGAAAATTACCGCATCGAACAAGTACAGCTCTTCGATATGTTCCCACATACGGCACATTACGAAGTATTAACTCTGCTGGTTCGTCAGGATCGGTAGCTGATTTTCTCCAGATCGAGCAAGGCTTTTTTGATCGGTAATCCGCCTGAATAACCGGTCAAAGAGAGATCTTTGCCGAGCACGCGATGGCAGGGAATAAGAATCGAAATGGGGTTTCTTCCCACTGCGCCGCCCACGGCACGCACGGCTTTCGGATTGTTTAACGCATTAGCAATGACCGAATAGTGGCTGATGGTGCCGTATGGGATGGTAAGTAATGCCTTCCATACCGATTGCTGAAACGCCGTACCAACGGGCGCGAGCGGCAGGTTATCAAAGCGTATTTTTTCCCCCGCAAAATAGGCATCTAAACAGTCGCGAATTTGGCGGTTGATGCTGAAATCCCCATCCTCAATCCACTCGGAAGGGCAGATCTTTTCTTCAATCTCATTAGGTAGCCACAGCTGGCGCAGCCCTTGTTCATCCGAAACTAATCTGAGCATGCCAACGGGCGAGGAATAAAGTGCGTGGTACATGAAGTCTCCCTGAGTTTGGTTTAGTCCACGTTGATTGGGCTAAGGTAGCAAAACGCAGCCAGGGAGGGTATTACCATGAAGGATAAGGGATAAAATTCAGAATTTCATTAAACCCTCTCCCGAGGCGGGAGAGGGAATTTTATTTATTGCGGGAACCACTGGTCGTTGATTTTTTTGTACGTGCCATTGGCTTTGATGTCGTCCAGCGCTTTATTGAGCTGTGCCAGTAGAGCGGTATTTTCAGGACGAACGGCAATCCCTAAGCCGGTACCGAAATATTGTGCATCGGTCACGTGATCGCCCACCGCGGCGAGATTAGGATTGCTTTTTAGCCATTCATTGACGACCGCAGTATCGCCAAATACGCCGTCCAAGCGGCCACTTTTCAGATCCAGAATCGCGTTCTGATAGCTGTCGTAGGCGACGGTTTTAATTTCAGGATGCTTATCCTGCAAGTATTTCTGATGGGTGGTGCCATTTTCCATCCCTACGCGCAGGCCTTTCATATCGGCGAAGGTTTTATATTTGCCTTTGTCCGCAATGATAATGGCGGAGTTAGCGTAATAGGGCTGGGTAAAGGTGACCTGCTTTTGGCGCTCCGGCGTGATATCCATGCCAGAAATAACGGCGTCATAGCGTTTGAATTTCAGCGCAGGGATCAGGCTGTCGAAGGCCTGATTGGTGAATGTGCAGGTCGCCTGCATCTGTTTGCACAGCGCCTTGGCCAAATCCATGTCAAAGCCAACGATCTGGTTGTTTGAATCCATGGATTCAAACGGTGGATAGGTGGCAGAAGAGGCAAAGCGGATCGTTTCCGCTGCGGTGGCGGTAAAGCTCATTCCTGCCAGTAATGCACAAACCATCAGCTTTTTCATCGTAAAACTCCTGTCTGAAATAGTATCTTTAGGCGACCGTCTTTATTTTGAGGTGTTCGCACGAACGGAACGATGTTTGTGCGGAATGACGGCTAAGTGAACAGAATTGACTTTGCCATTAAGTGAATTTATATGCAATATATTTGGTTAAATATTTATCGTGTGTTTTTTATAGACACAAAAAAGCCAGCGCGATGGCTGGCTTTTAGTAGGTATTCTAAATGATTAGGTTAGTTTCTGCGTTCGAAGGCCAGTGCACGGCGTTCAACCATACGCATAATTAACGTAAGTAAACCATTTACGCACAGGTAAATCACGCCCGCTGCGCCGAACACCATAACGTCGTAAGTACGGCCATACATCTGCTGGCTGTAACCCATCACTTCCATCAACGTGATGGTGTATGCCAAAGAGGTACTTTTAAAAATTAACACCACTTCGTTGGAATAGGACGACAGTGCGCGTTTAAACGCGAACGGCAGCAAAATACGTAGCGTCTGGCTGCGTGACATGCCGAGGGCTTCGCAGGATTGCCACTGACCGGATGGAATCGCCTTCACCGCGCCGTAGAACAGCTGAGTGGTATACGCCGCGCTGTTCAGCGCCAAGGCAACCATGGCGCACAGCCAAGGCTGCGATAGCATATTCCACAGCCATGGTGTTTGCTTTATCCAGTCAAACTGGCCAGGGCCATAGTAGATCAAGAAGATTTGCACCAGCAGCGGAGTACCGGTAAACAGCGTGATATAGCCCTGCACGAGCTGAGTCAGTACGATAGGGCGCAGGGTCAGCACGATGGTGAACAGCAAAGCCAGCACCAAAGCCACCAACAGGGAAACCACGGTTAACGTTAGGCTGGTTGGCAACCCTTGAATGATATCGGGAATGTACTCAAACATTAGGCGTTCCCCCGCTCAAAGCGCGTGGTACGCAGTTCGATTCGCTTCAGAATATATTGGCTGAAAAGGGTAATAATCAAATAAATCGCTGCGGCAACCATATACCACGTAAACGGCTCTTGAGTTCGGGTGGCAATACTTTTGGTTTGCAACATTAAGTCATTCACACTGATCAATGAAACCAGAGCGGTATCTTTCAGCAGTACCAGCCATTGGTTACCCAGTCCCGGCAGCGCATGACGCCACATCTGCGGCATGACCAAACGGAAGAAAATGGCGCTTTGGCTTAATCCTAATGCCTGACCGGCTTCACGCTGGCCTTCAGGAACGGCTTTCAGTGCGCCACGCAGGGTCTGAGAGGCATAGGCCGCATACAACATCGCCAGCGCAATAACGCCGCAAATGAAGGGGCTCACCTCAAAGTTTTCGATATTCAGCTGGATTGGGATCTGGATAAAGCCCAGATTCAGATTAAAACCGTCTGAAAGCACCATCAGCAACTGCGCTGAACCAAAATAGATAAACAGCACGACGAGAATTTCAGGGAGTCCGCGCACCAGCGTGACCCATGCGGTACCCAGCCAAGCCACCGGTTTAACCTGTGACGATTCCCATACGGCGAAAATCATGGCTAATATCAGCCCAAGAACTAATGCACAAAGCGCGAGGCCAACGGTCATACCCGCCGCGCTTAATAAAGGTTGAAATTCAATCATTGCTTGGAGCCTATCCCATCAGGCGCGATACACGCCTAAATGATACTTTTTATTACGCCTACAAAGATAGGCACTATACCCGTCATCTTTCAAACTGCAGGTGCGTTGGCTGCTCTCGTTCACCCGAATCACTTACTTATGTAAGCTCATCGGGATTCTCTCGTTTGCCGCCTTCCTGCATCTTGAAATCTATCGGGTATATTCTCTGAACCCGTGGATTGCCTGCAGCACTAAATACCTACGCGATATTACTGCTGGAACCATTTGCTATAGATGGTTTTATAGGTACCGTCTTGCTTCAACTGGTTCAGCGCGGTGTTAAATTGATTCAACAGCTCCGCGTTGTTCTGGTGCACTGCAATGCCCAGACCGGTGCCGAAGTAGTTAGGATCGGTCACTTTGTCGCCCACGGCGGACAAGGTCGCATTCTGCTTCAGCCATTCGTTCACTACCGCAGTGTCACCGAATACCGCATCCAGACGGCCATTTTTCAGATCCAGAATGGCGTTTTGGTAGCTGTCATAAGGAACTGGTGTAATTTCAGGATGTTTTTCCTGTAGGTATTTCTGGTGAGTTGAACCGTTTTGCATGCCAACGCGTTTACCTTTCAGCGCAGCGATGTCGGCAACTTTGCCTTTCTCCGCGATGAACAGCGCAGAGTTGTCATAGTATGGCGCGGTGAACGCAACCTGCTTCTGACGCTCTGGGGTGATATCCATGCCGGAAATCACCGCATCGATACGTTTGAATTTCAGGCTTGGGATCAGGCTATCGAAAGACTGATTGGTGAACGTACAGGTCGCTTTCATCTGTTTACAGATGGCATTGGCCAGATCGATATCAAAGCCCTGCATCTGGTTATTGGCGTCCATGAATTCAAATGGAGGATAAGAAGCTTCGGCAGCAAAACGAATGGTTTCCGCCGCTGATGCAGAGACGCTGATACCGGCTAATACTGTGGCAATTATGATTTTTTTCATCGCAGACTCCAACTTCTGTTAGCTAATAGTTTGGTCAAAAACGACCCTGTTAACGTGTCAATCTAGCCATTAGTGAGACAGGTAACCGGCAAACGCTTCGGTTTGCGGGTGAGCAAAATGACTGGCGTCACCGTGCTCAATCACTCTACCTTGTTCCATATACACCACGCGGCTAGCGGTTTTACGTGCCACTTCCACTTCGTGAGTCACGATAACCTGTGTGATGCCGGTTTCAGACAGCTCGCGAATAATGCTAACGATCTGAGCGGTAATTTCAGGGTCTAGTGCCGCCGTCGGTTCGTCGAACAGTAAAACCTGAGGTTCCATCATCAGAGCACGAGCGATAGCCACGCGCTGCTGTTGACCGCCAGAAAGATGCAGCGGGAAACGATCCACATAGTCTGTTAGACGCAGGCGTTGCAGCAATTTTTGCGCACGTTCCACGGCCTGAGCTTTGCTCAGCCCCAAGACTTTGCACGGTGCTTCAATCAGGTTTTGCATCACGGTCAGATGTGGCCACAGATTGTATTGCTGGAACACCATCCCGACGTTACGACGCAGCTCGCGGATCTGTTTTTCACCCGGCGTTTGGCTGAAATCGAACTGATTACCCGCAATAGAAAGTTGTCCGGAACGCGGCATCTCCAGCAGGTTTAATACCCGCAGCAGAGAGCTTTTACCTGCACCGCTCGGCCCCAGTAATACCAAGGTTTCGCCCGCAGGACATTCCAGTGTGATGTCGAACAGCGCTTGATGTGCGCCGTAAAAGCAATTAATGCCGTTTATTTGAATACTCATGCGCGTTTACTGAATAGCCATTGATAGGGCAAATGTTAACTTCCACAGAATACTTATGCAATCTTTGTGCGTTAAAATTTATTACCGCACCCCTTAATCGCTTAAGATTAGCACAATATCACCTTTTTACTGGAAAACTGGCACATTTGCCCAGCCTCGACTAAATCCTCTTGGCTGAATGCATACAAAGTGAATGAATAAGAGACTGCATTAGGTTTTATTTATGCGGCGCACTTCATTCAGTGACTGGCTAAGGTAGTCCAAAAAGGTTTTGAACAGCAGTGTCTGCCCGCGTTTAGACTCATACAAAGCGTGAATTGAGTGAGGTTCGTTAGTCCACTCGGGTAAAACATGCACAAGCGCACCGGAATCAATATGATCTAAGCAGATAAAACGCGGCAAACAGGTAATGCCGACACCATTGATTGCCGCATAAACCACCGCACGCATGTTATTGGTGATCAGGCGAGGAGCGACAGTGAGCGTCATTTTTTCTTTATGCACATTAATGAGACGCCATTGACGGCTATTGTCATCACTTTTTTTGATTATTGTTGCATGCTGTGCGAGCTCTGAAACATCGTTCGGCATGCCAAAACGCGCAATATAATCTGGGCTACACACTAATATTTGGTGCTCAATGCACAGGGGTTTGACGTGCAGGCTCGAATCGCGCAACGGGAGTGGCTCTGGGCGAATGGCAATATCAATGCCTTCCGTCGTTAAATCAACGTCTCGATTCATGGCTAACAGCTCAATTTCCACGTCGGGATATTTTTGAATGAATCGACACACGACCGGAGCCATAAATTCTTCCGTCATCATCACCGGCGCGGCGATTTTAAGCTTGCCGCTTGGGTAGGCCAATGCGTTGCTCACCAAATCCTCGGCAATTTGCGCCTGCTGCACGGCCAGACGGCACTGTTCAGCAAACTTTAGCCCCAAATCCGTGACGTTAAAGCGCCGAGTCGAGCGCTGCAATAGACGAACGCCAAGACTCTCCTCCAGCGCTGCAATACGGCGACTCAGCAAGGACTTTGATACGCCGAGCGCTTTAGCCGCGGCGGTATAGCCCTGATGATCGACGGCATGAACGAAGTACAGCATATCGTTGAGATCGCATTTCATTTTATTGTCTCGTTTTTGCAACAATGTTTCCGAAAATTAGATATTTCGCTCTGTAATTGCAACCATTAATCTAGCAGCAGTTAATTTTTCTTCAAAAAACGCATTTTTTGAAAACAGAATATCTTTAGGAATCTGAATGAAACTACTGCATATCGATTCAAGCCCATTTACTACCCAATCGACTTCGCGCGTGCTGAGCGCCGCTATCGTGACCCAGTTGCAGGAAAAACACCGCATTCAATCCGTCATCTACCGTGATGTCGGGCTCACACCGCCGCCGCATTTAACCGAAGCCGTATTCAACGCGATGCGAAATGGCGTCGAGGGATGCAGCGACGCGGTGATTCACGCGGTACAGGCCGCCAATCAGGCTATTGAAGAGCTGAAAATGTGCGATGCGCTGGTGATTGGCGCTCCCATGTTTAATCACTCCATTGTGACTAATCTCAAATCTTGGATTGATCAGGTTTGTCAGGCGGGAAAAACCTTTGCTTTTACCTCACAGGGAGCACAAGGGTTGATTGCAGATAAGCCGGTATTTATTGCTTCCACGCGAGGTGGCATCTACGCCGACGATGCTCACCGAGCTATGGATTTTCAGGAACCTTATTTAGTTTCGGCGCTGTCTTTGATGGGGCTAAAAAACGTCAAAATTATTCGCGCCGAGGGCGTTGATAAAACGCATCCGGGACGTTCTGAAGCACAGCGCGTGGCGTTGGAAGAGATAAAAAACACCGTTTGTATTGATTAAGACCGCATTCAAAAGGGAGAGAATAATGACAACACAACAATACGACCATCTCATTGTGACCGATCTGGTGAATTGGATTGAAAGCCATATCGACGACAAATTGTTAATTGATGATGTTTCACGCCAGTCGGGTTATTCCAAGTGGCATATTCAGCGTAA harbors:
- the potI gene encoding putrescine ABC transporter permease PotI, whose protein sequence is MNTLPVVRSPWRIVILVVCFFFLYAPMLLLVIYSFNSSKLVTVWAGWSTRWYSVLFHDSVMISAVGLSLTSAAAAATMATILGTMAAVVMVRFGRFRGSNGFAFMLTAPLVMPDVITGLSLLLLFVAMGHLIGWPAERGMLTIWMAHVTFCTAYVTVVVSSRLRELDKSLEEAAMDLGATPLKVFFVITIPMIAPALVSGWLLAFTLSLDDLVIASFVAGPGSTTLPMLVFASVRMGVNPEINALASIILLVVGVIGLIAWWFMARAEKQRLKEIRKAAGG
- a CDS encoding YbjO family protein; this encodes MSEILRNRHEMLRKWALAPVPVLIAGTAMIGIHTLGFLLLLHELGFDGLSAFISDSVQNWDSMLLCIASIAVLSIEIACGLAVIQGKNWGRWGYLGCQITVIGYMLLASLGWFHPEMFSVNGETGGEIFAELVRSKIPELMILALLFVPLASRRYFGLQNRRR
- the rlmC gene encoding 23S rRNA (uracil(747)-C(5))-methyltransferase RlmC, encoding MHCALYQSGTCRSCQWLETPYAQQITQKQQQLEALMSALPVGRWLPVVSSAEQAFRNKAKMVVSGSVERPLLGMLHRDGTAVDLCECPLYPDAFAAVFDTLKVFIARAGLTPYNVERKRGELKYLLLTESQKNGQLMLRFVLRSETKLAQLRQALPWLQQQLPQLAVITVNIQPVHMAILEGETEIFLTEQQALEESFNQIPLYIRPQSFFQTNPQVAAALYATARDWVRELNIGSMWDLFCGVGGFGLHCATPEMKLTGIEISAEAIACATRSAQQIGLHNVQFAALDSTRFATAEGEVPELVLVNPPRRGIGAELCAYLSTMAPQYILYSSCNAQTMAVDIARLENYRIEQVQLFDMFPHTAHYEVLTLLVRQDR
- a CDS encoding methylated-DNA--[protein]-cysteine S-methyltransferase, encoding MYHALYSSPVGMLRLVSDEQGLRQLWLPNEIEEKICPSEWIEDGDFSINRQIRDCLDAYFAGEKIRFDNLPLAPVGTAFQQSVWKALLTIPYGTISHYSVIANALNNPKAVRAVGGAVGRNPISILIPCHRVLGKDLSLTGYSGGLPIKKALLDLEKISYRS
- the artJ gene encoding arginine ABC transporter substrate-binding protein, yielding MKKLMVCALLAGMSFTATAAETIRFASSATYPPFESMDSNNQIVGFDMDLAKALCKQMQATCTFTNQAFDSLIPALKFKRYDAVISGMDITPERQKQVTFTQPYYANSAIIIADKGKYKTFADMKGLRVGMENGTTHQKYLQDKHPEIKTVAYDSYQNAILDLKSGRLDGVFGDTAVVNEWLKSNPNLAAVGDHVTDAQYFGTGLGIAVRPENTALLAQLNKALDDIKANGTYKKINDQWFPQ
- the artM gene encoding arginine ABC transporter permease ArtM, with product MFEYIPDIIQGLPTSLTLTVVSLLVALVLALLFTIVLTLRPIVLTQLVQGYITLFTGTPLLVQIFLIYYGPGQFDWIKQTPWLWNMLSQPWLCAMVALALNSAAYTTQLFYGAVKAIPSGQWQSCEALGMSRSQTLRILLPFAFKRALSSYSNEVVLIFKSTSLAYTITLMEVMGYSQQMYGRTYDVMVFGAAGVIYLCVNGLLTLIMRMVERRALAFERRN
- the artQ gene encoding arginine ABC transporter permease ArtQ encodes the protein MIEFQPLLSAAGMTVGLALCALVLGLILAMIFAVWESSQVKPVAWLGTAWVTLVRGLPEILVVLFIYFGSAQLLMVLSDGFNLNLGFIQIPIQLNIENFEVSPFICGVIALAMLYAAYASQTLRGALKAVPEGQREAGQALGLSQSAIFFRLVMPQMWRHALPGLGNQWLVLLKDTALVSLISVNDLMLQTKSIATRTQEPFTWYMVAAAIYLIITLFSQYILKRIELRTTRFERGNA
- the artJ gene encoding arginine ABC transporter substrate-binding protein; protein product: MKKIIIATVLAGISVSASAAETIRFAAEASYPPFEFMDANNQMQGFDIDLANAICKQMKATCTFTNQSFDSLIPSLKFKRIDAVISGMDITPERQKQVAFTAPYYDNSALFIAEKGKVADIAALKGKRVGMQNGSTHQKYLQEKHPEITPVPYDSYQNAILDLKNGRLDAVFGDTAVVNEWLKQNATLSAVGDKVTDPNYFGTGLGIAVHQNNAELLNQFNTALNQLKQDGTYKTIYSKWFQQ
- the artP gene encoding arginine ABC transporter ATP-binding protein ArtP, with amino-acid sequence MSIQINGINCFYGAHQALFDITLECPAGETLVLLGPSGAGKSSLLRVLNLLEMPRSGQLSIAGNQFDFSQTPGEKQIRELRRNVGMVFQQYNLWPHLTVMQNLIEAPCKVLGLSKAQAVERAQKLLQRLRLTDYVDRFPLHLSGGQQQRVAIARALMMEPQVLLFDEPTAALDPEITAQIVSIIRELSETGITQVIVTHEVEVARKTASRVVYMEQGRVIEHGDASHFAHPQTEAFAGYLSH
- a CDS encoding LysR substrate-binding domain-containing protein, with product MKCDLNDMLYFVHAVDHQGYTAAAKALGVSKSLLSRRIAALEESLGVRLLQRSTRRFNVTDLGLKFAEQCRLAVQQAQIAEDLVSNALAYPSGKLKIAAPVMMTEEFMAPVVCRFIQKYPDVEIELLAMNRDVDLTTEGIDIAIRPEPLPLRDSSLHVKPLCIEHQILVCSPDYIARFGMPNDVSELAQHATIIKKSDDNSRQWRLINVHKEKMTLTVAPRLITNNMRAVVYAAINGVGITCLPRFICLDHIDSGALVHVLPEWTNEPHSIHALYESKRGQTLLFKTFLDYLSQSLNEVRRINKT
- a CDS encoding FMN-dependent NADH-azoreductase: MKLLHIDSSPFTTQSTSRVLSAAIVTQLQEKHRIQSVIYRDVGLTPPPHLTEAVFNAMRNGVEGCSDAVIHAVQAANQAIEELKMCDALVIGAPMFNHSIVTNLKSWIDQVCQAGKTFAFTSQGAQGLIADKPVFIASTRGGIYADDAHRAMDFQEPYLVSALSLMGLKNVKIIRAEGVDKTHPGRSEAQRVALEEIKNTVCID